The Pseudomonas sp. MM223 genome segment CAGCAGGTGTTTCACTTGCATGGCGGCTTGCGTCCCTTTGACGGCCGCTGTCTTGGGCGGTGCCGTCCTGTTATGATGAGCGCCCCGGCCAACCCCGGGACAAAAGAAGCCGTATTTAACCACAAGCTCGCAGCCGAAACCAAAGGCTGTGCGCCCGCCGAATCGAGCATGTCCGAGATCATTCAACTTAGCGCAGAGGTACCGTCCGAACTGGGCGGCCAACGCCTCGACCAGGTCGCCGCCCAATTGTTCGCTGAGTACTCGCGTTCGCGGCTTACTTCGTGGATCAAAGAGGGCCGCCTGACGGTCGATGGCGCCGTTGTGCGCCCTCGAGACACCGTCCATGGTGGCTCGCTGCTGGCACTGCAGGCCGAACAAGAGGCCCAGGGCGAGTGGATCGCAGAAGATATCGAACTGGATATCGTCTACGAAGACGACCACATCATGGTAATCAACAAGCCTGCCGGGCTGGTTGTGCACCCGGCCGCCGGTCATGCCAGCGGTACGCTGCTCAATGCGCTGCTGCACCACGTGCCAGACATCGTCAACGTACCGCGCGCCGGTATTGTTCACCGGCTGGATAAAGACACCACCGGCCTGATGGTGGTAGCCAAGACCTTGCAGGCGCAGACCAAACTGGTCGAGCAGATGCAGGCGCGCAAGGTCAGCCGCATCTATGAATGCATCGTGATCGGTGTGGTGACTGCCGGCGGCAAGATCGACGCCCCGATCGGCCGCCACGGTGGCATGCGCCAGCGTATGGCTGTGACCGACGGCGGCAAGCCGGCGGTCAGCCACTACCGTGTGCTCAAGCGCTTCCGTTCGCACACCCACGTGCGGGTGAAGCTGGAAACCGGCCGTACCCACCAGATTCGCGTGCACATGGCCCACGTTGGTTTCCCGCTGGTCGGTGACCAGACGTACGGTGGGCGCTTCCGCATTCCACCGGCTGCCAGCCCGACCATGGTCGAGGCGGTGAAAACCTTCCCGCGCCAGGCGCTGCATGCGCGCTTCCTGGCGTTGGCCCACCCGATTACCGGTGAAATCATGAAGTGGGAATCGCCACTGCCCGATGATTTCCTCTGGTTGCTGTCGCTGTTGAACGAAGACCGCGAGAGCTTTATCGGATGAGTGGCCTGACGCAGTCGCTGCTGTTTCCCGACTGGCCTGCTCCGGCCTCGGTTCGCGCCTGTGTCACCACCCGTCAGGGCGGCGTCAGCCTGCCGCCCTACGAAACCTTCAACCTTGGTGACCACGTAGGGGATGACCCCGCTGCGGTTGCCGAGAACCGCCATCGCCTCAGCGACACGTTCGCCATCCAGCCAGCCTGGCTCAAACAGGTGCATGGGCTGGTGGTGGCGGATGCCGACCCGGCCGTGGTGGCCGAGGCCGACGCCAGCTGGACCGACCAGCCTGGCATTGCCTGTACCGTGATGACCGCCGATTGCCTGCCTGCGCTGTTCTGCGACCGGGCCGGTACGCGCGTGGCGGCGGCGCATGCTGGCTGGCGCGGGTTGGCTGGCGGTGTGCTGGAAGCCACCTTGGACCGCCTGGCACTGCCGCCTGAAGAGGTGCTGGTGTGGTTGGGGCCGGCCATCGGCCCACAGGCCTTCGAAGTAGGGCTGGAGGTGCGTGATGCCTTTACGGCGGTGCACCCAGAAGCGGCCCGAGCTTTCGTCGAAGGCCAGCGGCCCGGCAAGTTGATGGCTGACATCTATGAGCTGGCGCGCATTCGTCTGGCCGCCCGTGGGGTGACTGCCGTTTATGGCGGTGGCTTGTGCACGGTCAGCGATGAGCGGTTCTTCTCCTATCGCCGTACCCCGCAGGGTGGGCGTTTCGCTTCTTTGGTCTGGCTGGATCCTCGCTAGCCTGTACAGGCCTCTTCGCGGGCTCGCCCGCGAATGGCCCCCCGCTAATCCAACAGGTTGACCCCGGTCAACCCCGCTACGCTTGAATCTTCCAGAATCAGCCTTATCTATAAGGTCATCTCAGGCAGGTTTCTTTATAAACAGGCGCTGTCCATCGCTCCGACCTGCCCTTTAAAGGAAGGTACACCATGCGAATAGACCGTTTGACCAGCAAGTTGCAATTAGCAATATCCGATGCTCAATCCTTGGCCGTTGGCATGGACCACCCAGCCATCGAGCCTGTGCACCTGATGCAGGCATTGCTCGAACAGCAGGGCGGTTCGATCAAGCCGCTGCTGATGCAGGTTGGCTTCGACATCAACACCCTGCGCCAGGCGCTGGTGAAAGAGCTCGACCAGCTACCGAAAATCCAGAACCCTACCGGCGACGTGAACATGTCGCAGGACCTGGCACGCCTGCTTAACCAGGCCGACCGCCTGGCCCAGCAGAAGGGCGACCAGTTCATTTCCAGCGAACTGGTGTTGCTGGCTGCCATGGACGAAAACAGCAAGCTCGGCAAGCTGCTGCTGAGCCAGGGCGTGAGCAAAAAGGCCCTGGAAAACGCCATCACCAACCTGCGTGGCGGTGAGGCAGTGAATGACGCCAACGCCGAAGAGTCGCGCCAGGCGCTGGACAAGTACACCGTCGACCTCACCAAGCGTGCCGAAGAAGGCAAGCTGGACCCGGTGATTGGCCGTGACGACGAAATCCGCCGTACCGTGCAGGTGCTGCAACGCCGTACCAAGAACAACCCGGTGCTGATCGGTGAGCCTGGCGTGGGTAAAACCGCCATCGCCGAAGGCCTGGCCCAGCGCATCATCAATGGTGAAGTGCCTGATGGCCTCAAGGGCAAGCGCCTGCTGGCGCTGGACATGGGCGCGCTGATTGCCGGTGCCAAGTACCGCGGTGAGTTCGAAGAGCGTTTGAAAGGCCTGCTGAACGAGCTGTCCAAGCAGGAAGGCCAGATCATCCTGTTCATCGACGAACTGCACACCATGGTCGGCGCCGGCAAAGGCGAGGGCGCCATGGACGCTGGCAACATGCTCAAGCCTGCCTTGGCCCGTGGCGAATTGCACTGCGTCGGTGCCACCACGCTGAACGAGTACCGCCAGTACATCGAGAAGGACGCCGCCCTGGAGCGCCGCTTCCAGAAGGTGCTGGTAGAGGAGCCGAGCGAGGAAGACACCATCGCGATCCTGCGTGGCCTGAAAGAGCGCTATGAAGTGCACCACAAGGTGGCCATCACCGACGGTGCCATTATCGCAGCGGCCAAGCTTAGCCACCGCTACATCACCGACCGCCAGCTGCCAGACAAGGCGATCGACCTGATCGACGAAGCGGCCAGCCGCATCCGCATGGAGATCGACTCCAAGCCGGAAGTGCTCGACCGCCTGGATCGCCGCCTGATCCAGCTGAAGGTGGAATCGCAGGCGCTGAAGAAAGAGGAAGACGAAGCGGCGAAAAAGCGCCTCGAGAAGCTGACCGAAGAAATCGAGCGGCTGGAGCGTGAATATTCCGACCTGGAAGAAATCTGGGCATCGGAAAAGGCCGAAGTGCAGGGCTCTGCGCAAATCCAGCAAAAGATCGAACAGGCCCGCCAGGAGCTGGAAACCGCCCGTCGCAAAGGCGACTTGAGCCGCATGGCCGAGCTGCAATACGGGGTAATCCCCGACCTGGAGCGCAGCCTGCAGATGGTCGACCAGCACGGCAAGACCGAAAACCAGTTGCTGCGCAACAAGGTGACCGAGGAAGAAATTGCCGAAGTGGTGTCGAAGTGGACCGGTATTCCGGTGTCCAAGATGCTGGAAGGCGAGCGCGAGAAGCTGCTGAAAATGGAAGCGCTGCTGCACCAGCGCGTGATCGGCCAGAACGAGGCGGTAACCGCCGTGGCCAACGCCGTGCGCCGCTCGCGTGCCGGGTTGTCCGACCCGAGCCGGCCAAGCGGTTCGTTCCTGTTCCTTGGCCCAACCGGTGTGGGCAAGACCGAACTGTGCAAGGCGCTGGCCGAGTTCCTGTTCGACACCGAAGAGGCGATGGTGCGCATCGACATGTCCGAGTTCATGGAGAAACACTCCGTGGCTCGCCTGATCGGTGCACCACCAGGGTATGTAGGGTATGAAGAGGGCGGCTACCTGACCGAGGCCGTACGGCGCAAGCCCTACTCGGTGGTGCTGCTGGACGAGGTGGAGAAAGCCCACCCGGATGTGTTCAACGTGCTGTTGCAGGTGCTGGAGGACGGCCGCCTGACCGACAGCCACGGACGCACCGTGGACTTCCGCAACACGGTGATCGTGATGACCTCCAACCTGGGCTCGGCACAGATCCAGGAACTGGTAGGCGACCGCGAGGCACAGCGTGCGGCGGTGATGGATGCAGTGGGCGCGCACTTCCGTCCGGAGTTCATCAACCGCATCGACGAAGTGGTGGTGTTCGAGCCACTGGGCCGCGAGCAGATTGCTGGCATTACCGAGATCCAGCTGGGCCGCCTGCGCAGCCGTCTGCTGGAACGCGAACTGTCGCTGAGCCTGAGCCCAGAGGCGTTGGACAAGCTGATTGCCGTGGGTTACGACCCGGTGTACGGCGCACGGCCGCTGAAGCGGGCTATCCAGCGCTGGATCGAAAACCCGCTGGCGCAGCTGATTCTGGCCGGCCAGTTTGTGCCGGGTACCTCGATTACCGCCACGGTGGAAGGCGACGAAATCGTCTTTGGGTAATTTGCTTCACCATGAGCCCCGCTTTTGCGGGGCTTTTTTTTGCTATCTCACAGGCGCTGTGGGGCCCTGTGGGGGCGGGTTTACCCGCGAAGAG includes the following:
- the rluD gene encoding Ribosomal large subunit pseudouridine synthase D (*Name rluD) — encoded protein: MMSAPANPGTKEAVFNHKLAAETKGCAPAESSMSEIIQLSAEVPSELGGQRLDQVAAQLFAEYSRSRLTSWIKEGRLTVDGAVVRPRDTVHGGSLLALQAEQEAQGEWIAEDIELDIVYEDDHIMVINKPAGLVVHPAAGHASGTLLNALLHHVPDIVNVPRAGIVHRLDKDTTGLMVVAKTLQAQTKLVEQMQARKVSRIYECIVIGVVTAGGKIDAPIGRHGGMRQRMAVTDGGKPAVSHYRVLKRFRSHTHVRVKLETGRTHQIRVHMAHVGFPLVGDQTYGGRFRIPPAASPTMVEAVKTFPRQALHARFLALAHPITGEIMKWESPLPDDFLWLLSLLNEDRESFIG
- the yfiH gene encoding Polyphenol oxidase (*Name yfiH), with the protein product MSGLTQSLLFPDWPAPASVRACVTTRQGGVSLPPYETFNLGDHVGDDPAAVAENRHRLSDTFAIQPAWLKQVHGLVVADADPAVVAEADASWTDQPGIACTVMTADCLPALFCDRAGTRVAAAHAGWRGLAGGVLEATLDRLALPPEEVLVWLGPAIGPQAFEVGLEVRDAFTAVHPEAARAFVEGQRPGKLMADIYELARIRLAARGVTAVYGGGLCTVSDERFFSYRRTPQGGRFASLVWLDPR
- the clpB gene encoding Chaperone protein ClpB (*Name clpB), whose product is MRIDRLTSKLQLAISDAQSLAVGMDHPAIEPVHLMQALLEQQGGSIKPLLMQVGFDINTLRQALVKELDQLPKIQNPTGDVNMSQDLARLLNQADRLAQQKGDQFISSELVLLAAMDENSKLGKLLLSQGVSKKALENAITNLRGGEAVNDANAEESRQALDKYTVDLTKRAEEGKLDPVIGRDDEIRRTVQVLQRRTKNNPVLIGEPGVGKTAIAEGLAQRIINGEVPDGLKGKRLLALDMGALIAGAKYRGEFEERLKGLLNELSKQEGQIILFIDELHTMVGAGKGEGAMDAGNMLKPALARGELHCVGATTLNEYRQYIEKDAALERRFQKVLVEEPSEEDTIAILRGLKERYEVHHKVAITDGAIIAAAKLSHRYITDRQLPDKAIDLIDEAASRIRMEIDSKPEVLDRLDRRLIQLKVESQALKKEEDEAAKKRLEKLTEEIERLEREYSDLEEIWASEKAEVQGSAQIQQKIEQARQELETARRKGDLSRMAELQYGVIPDLERSLQMVDQHGKTENQLLRNKVTEEEIAEVVSKWTGIPVSKMLEGEREKLLKMEALLHQRVIGQNEAVTAVANAVRRSRAGLSDPSRPSGSFLFLGPTGVGKTELCKALAEFLFDTEEAMVRIDMSEFMEKHSVARLIGAPPGYVGYEEGGYLTEAVRRKPYSVVLLDEVEKAHPDVFNVLLQVLEDGRLTDSHGRTVDFRNTVIVMTSNLGSAQIQELVGDREAQRAAVMDAVGAHFRPEFINRIDEVVVFEPLGREQIAGITEIQLGRLRSRLLERELSLSLSPEALDKLIAVGYDPVYGARPLKRAIQRWIENPLAQLILAGQFVPGTSITATVEGDEIVFG